The proteins below are encoded in one region of Sulfolobus sp. A20:
- a CDS encoding 2-polyprenylphenol hydroxylase, translating to MKYYDVLEKIRDGNIYKVTINFDKYPEAGQFVSLIIPNENEIPLGVGDYDHERNILKLYIESERLFNKIGRRILIKGPLGNPINLRNVKKVIGIAKGEYYHDLIYPLKMAKLQGIKVYAKCINCKLNYEEPSELEADLFLVSVPFQDLSMIKLPKEKTMVYVRWVKMNCMLGVCGVCEVKGNLACIKGPFMRLDEIVD from the coding sequence ATGAAGTACTACGATGTTTTGGAGAAAATAAGAGATGGAAATATATATAAAGTTACCATAAATTTTGATAAATATCCTGAAGCAGGTCAATTTGTCAGTCTAATCATTCCCAATGAAAATGAAATACCGCTAGGAGTTGGAGATTACGATCATGAAAGAAACATACTTAAGTTATACATCGAGTCTGAACGATTATTTAACAAGATAGGTAGGAGAATATTGATAAAAGGACCATTAGGAAATCCAATTAACCTAAGAAATGTTAAGAAAGTAATAGGTATTGCTAAAGGGGAGTATTATCACGATTTAATTTATCCCTTAAAAATGGCTAAGTTGCAAGGAATAAAGGTTTACGCTAAGTGTATAAATTGTAAACTAAACTACGAAGAACCTAGTGAGCTTGAGGCGGATTTATTCTTAGTTTCGGTTCCCTTTCAAGATTTATCAATGATTAAATTGCCAAAAGAGAAGACTATGGTTTATGTGAGGTGGGTGAAAATGAACTGTATGCTTGGAGTGTGTGGAGTATGTGAGGTAAAGGGCAACTTAGCTTGTATAAAAGGTCCATTTATGAGGCTTGATGAAATTGTGGATTAG
- the pyrC gene encoding dihydroorotase, translated as MKLWISGKAYINSEVKNICVEFDRKIKGIKPTCKPDISLPQGTLLLPGAIDLHTHIRGLKMAYKEDVVSGTSEASYGGITLVGDMPNTIPYINNVETINSKLKEFEYYSRVDYVIYSGVTKEFEKVDKSPVGGYKIFPEDLEKEETYEVLKSKKLKILHPEVPIALRGNRRLRLNRWYEIGALFYLEKYQRIHITHATNIDTIRLAKKMGFTVDLTPHHILLTDEKNCINKVNPPIRSITERLQLLQGLYEVDAIVSDHAPHANFEKSYPYEICPPGVALVSFTVPFLFSLVKKDILSLDDAVRVISINPAKILGLPYGEIKEGNYANFTIIEFKHWRYSTKYSKVTETPLDNFPLEASVYMTIVQGKVSNYQGEVFPIKGINPFSDMA; from the coding sequence ATGAAATTGTGGATTAGTGGAAAAGCATACATAAACAGTGAAGTGAAAAATATATGTGTAGAGTTTGATAGAAAAATTAAGGGAATAAAACCAACTTGTAAGCCAGACATTTCATTACCTCAAGGCACATTGCTATTACCCGGCGCAATTGATCTACATACTCATATAAGGGGTCTAAAGATGGCATATAAGGAAGACGTTGTGTCTGGCACTAGTGAGGCATCATATGGCGGAATAACACTTGTTGGAGATATGCCTAATACTATCCCCTATATAAATAATGTAGAAACTATAAATTCTAAACTTAAAGAATTCGAGTATTATTCAAGAGTGGATTATGTAATCTACTCTGGAGTTACGAAAGAATTTGAAAAAGTTGACAAATCTCCAGTAGGAGGTTATAAGATATTTCCAGAAGATCTAGAAAAGGAAGAAACTTACGAAGTATTAAAGTCTAAGAAGTTGAAGATACTTCATCCAGAAGTACCTATAGCATTAAGGGGGAATAGGAGGTTAAGACTTAACAGATGGTATGAAATAGGGGCTTTATTTTACTTAGAAAAATATCAAAGGATCCATATAACTCATGCAACAAACATAGATACGATAAGGTTAGCGAAGAAGATGGGTTTCACCGTTGATCTTACCCCGCATCATATTCTATTAACTGATGAAAAGAATTGTATTAATAAGGTCAATCCACCAATTAGGAGCATCACAGAAAGATTACAACTATTGCAAGGATTATATGAAGTTGATGCTATAGTCAGCGATCATGCCCCTCATGCTAACTTTGAGAAATCTTATCCGTACGAAATCTGTCCACCTGGAGTAGCCCTAGTTTCGTTCACTGTTCCCTTCCTTTTTTCGTTGGTAAAAAAGGATATACTAAGCCTAGACGACGCAGTAAGGGTAATATCAATTAATCCTGCAAAGATTTTAGGCTTACCTTATGGCGAGATTAAAGAGGGAAATTACGCTAATTTTACTATAATTGAATTTAAACATTGGAGATATTCAACTAAATATTCTAAAGTTACTGAGACTCCTTTAGATAACTTTCCCTTAGAGGCTTCAGTATACATGACTATTGTACAAGGTAAGGTAAGTAATTATCAAGGAGAAGTATTTCCGATAAAGGGAATAAATCCATTTAGTGATATGGCATGA
- the pyrD gene encoding dihydroorotate dehydrogenase PyrD, whose protein sequence is MIQIKGISFYDPLIVASGILPDIPKYIGEICEKYKPSAITTKTVTLNPLEPHKPPTLIKLHDGIYVNAIGLGNPGAYKINEMSKMSCPLIVSVGGSSIDEIVKVIEAVKDIASMLEVNVSSPNRKGYGESLAKYVGQIVENAKSIANKPLFIKLGPWDNVVELAGKALEKGADGLTLINTIKGLLIDIETFKPILSYGTGGVSGRCLYPIALRIIKEVYEEYDADIIGIGGVFDWTDVIGMLAVGAKLVGLGTVLIERGFKIIDEIRDNITKYLVEKGLKIEDLIGISVKK, encoded by the coding sequence ATGATTCAAATTAAAGGTATAAGTTTTTACGATCCTCTGATAGTAGCTTCTGGTATTTTGCCGGATATTCCAAAATATATTGGAGAAATCTGTGAAAAATATAAGCCATCTGCTATAACAACTAAGACCGTAACGCTAAACCCATTGGAGCCACATAAACCTCCTACTTTAATTAAACTACACGACGGTATTTACGTGAACGCTATTGGCCTAGGTAATCCTGGAGCTTATAAAATAAATGAGATGAGTAAAATGTCATGTCCACTAATAGTGAGTGTTGGTGGCTCTTCTATTGACGAGATAGTTAAGGTCATTGAAGCAGTAAAAGATATTGCAAGTATGTTAGAGGTTAATGTAAGTAGTCCTAATAGGAAAGGTTACGGAGAATCTTTGGCAAAATATGTAGGTCAAATAGTCGAGAATGCAAAAAGTATAGCTAATAAGCCGTTATTCATAAAACTAGGACCATGGGACAACGTAGTTGAGCTAGCCGGAAAAGCATTGGAAAAAGGTGCCGATGGATTAACGTTGATAAACACTATCAAAGGTTTATTGATCGATATAGAGACTTTCAAGCCCATATTAAGTTATGGAACTGGTGGAGTATCCGGTAGGTGTCTCTATCCTATAGCTTTAAGGATAATTAAGGAAGTTTATGAAGAGTATGATGCCGATATTATTGGGATTGGAGGAGTATTCGATTGGACTGATGTTATTGGTATGTTAGCAGTAGGAGCTAAACTAGTTGGATTAGGTACCGTCTTAATAGAGAGGGGGTTTAAAATCATTGATGAGATAAGGGATAATATAACTAAATACTTAGTTGAAAAGGGTTTAAAAATTGAGGATCTGATAGGTATTTCAGTGAAGAAATAA
- a CDS encoding MarC family protein — protein MINIIAIPEIAFKLYAIMDPLSILPYLIALYEEFNRNSQTKVGWNFLVNKISIAVVALLIFFSILGGPLLAFLGISTSALEIGGGIVLVYLGVDTLGGFQQLKFLSSRIEEAIVTPIATPLIVGPGTMTALITLSVNNNVIVLIVGSLLASLLVYLSLLLGPVIIRVLGNTGTVAAGRFMAIIIAAFGVQLILNGISQIKLI, from the coding sequence ATGATTAACATTATTGCAATACCTGAAATTGCATTTAAGTTATATGCGATCATGGATCCTCTTTCAATATTACCATATCTCATAGCATTGTACGAGGAGTTTAATCGTAATTCGCAAACTAAGGTAGGTTGGAATTTTTTAGTGAATAAGATATCTATCGCAGTAGTAGCTCTTTTGATTTTTTTCTCGATTTTAGGTGGTCCTCTCTTGGCTTTTCTAGGAATTAGTACGTCAGCACTAGAAATAGGGGGAGGTATAGTATTAGTATATCTCGGAGTCGATACTTTGGGTGGGTTTCAGCAATTGAAATTTCTATCTAGCAGAATTGAAGAGGCAATTGTAACACCTATTGCTACCCCGTTAATTGTAGGTCCGGGTACTATGACGGCTCTAATTACGTTATCGGTTAACAATAACGTTATCGTGTTAATAGTAGGTAGTTTATTAGCGTCTCTTCTAGTTTATCTGTCACTGTTACTAGGTCCTGTTATAATCAGAGTACTAGGCAATACGGGTACTGTAGCTGCCGGAAGATTTATGGCAATTATAATAGCTGCCTTTGGAGTTCAGCTTATACTAAATGGTATATCTCAAATAAAGTTGATATGA
- a CDS encoding Lrp/AsnC family transcriptional regulator, which yields MSDSKKRIPDLDAIDRRLLIELTRDARTSLRRLAEEMNVSPATLHNRMTRMVQEGIIRSFVALLDYSKLGFALTSIIMAKVDGKHLVEFEKEIANADNVIAVYDVVGEYDVVIIAKFRSVEELDSFLKQLLKNPKIERTYTSIVLNVVKEDPRIRIF from the coding sequence ATGTCTGATAGTAAAAAACGCATTCCAGATCTAGATGCAATAGATAGAAGGTTATTAATTGAACTAACTAGAGATGCTAGGACTAGCCTTAGGAGACTTGCAGAAGAGATGAACGTTTCACCAGCAACATTACATAATAGAATGACCAGAATGGTTCAAGAAGGTATAATTAGGAGTTTTGTCGCATTGCTTGACTACTCTAAACTAGGTTTTGCACTAACTAGTATTATTATGGCTAAGGTAGATGGAAAACATTTAGTGGAGTTCGAAAAAGAGATAGCTAATGCAGATAATGTTATTGCGGTATACGACGTAGTAGGGGAGTACGATGTTGTAATAATAGCTAAGTTTAGAAGCGTTGAAGAGTTAGATAGTTTCTTAAAACAATTACTAAAGAATCCTAAGATAGAAAGGACTTATACTAGTATAGTACTCAATGTTGTAAAAGAGGATCCCAGGATAAGAATATTCTAA
- a CDS encoding RPA12/RPB9/RPC11 RNA polymerase family protein, with protein sequence MKFCPKCGGLMIPTKKDGKEMLRCTKCGYEMLLSEKEKKEYSVKESRDKSNRVLTTSIVSDKEGRNLSEELQQEREEYYKEVGLELLREEFEGNEEESGEE encoded by the coding sequence ATGAAGTTTTGTCCTAAATGTGGAGGATTAATGATTCCGACTAAGAAGGATGGTAAGGAAATGTTAAGGTGCACAAAGTGCGGATATGAGATGTTATTGAGCGAGAAGGAAAAGAAAGAATATAGTGTAAAGGAGAGTAGGGATAAAAGTAATAGAGTGCTAACAACGTCAATAGTAAGTGACAAGGAGGGAAGGAATTTGAGTGAAGAATTGCAACAGGAGAGAGAGGAGTATTACAAGGAAGTAGGTTTAGAATTATTAAGGGAAGAATTTGAAGGTAATGAAGAGGAAAGTGGAGAAGAGTAA
- a CDS encoding radical SAM protein, protein MTFLDQTFDFIITTDRCLMTNHHGKEFLGFLATGPAVGLPESVWKWLACPKIGVDDLGRPKEAPYGMRKIEAKLIDEGFKAAIIDPDHLDRHLKYAKALLLSHHDYFAFGPPSSTWWGITKKEPVNYKSFQALINKPEIQEAKKRGMKILVGGPSTWQWLWREDMIEKVGVDTLVDGEGEKVIVKLAQMILDNEPLPKYMYVSGDDVPDIDDIPEIKGGSVNGMIEIMRGCARSCRFCSVTIRPTRYYPLEKIEKELQVNVKAGIRHGVIHSDDVLFYGAVGIYPRPEPLIKLHTLVKNYYKTIAWSHASLAAIRYSEEKYGLISKLREIIFEDGNQNYLGVEVGVETGSVKLAKEIMPAKSAPYKPEEYPETVEEAFKIMHENHIIPAGTMIVGLPEESEDDVYRTIELVDNLRPYRSILVPMFFVPMGYFKNRDWFTRVKLSEAHIELYRKVFWHDVYWAENIIDSFYMKSPIYMPVRFALKLFLRFAKKKMRQVEAWLETQLKK, encoded by the coding sequence GTGACTTTTTTGGATCAAACGTTTGATTTCATAATAACGACAGACAGATGCCTAATGACTAACCATCATGGAAAAGAATTTTTAGGTTTCTTAGCAACCGGTCCAGCAGTTGGCTTACCAGAGAGTGTTTGGAAATGGTTAGCATGTCCTAAAATAGGTGTAGATGATTTAGGAAGACCTAAAGAAGCCCCTTATGGAATGAGAAAAATAGAGGCTAAGTTAATTGATGAGGGATTTAAAGCTGCTATAATTGACCCTGACCATCTAGATAGACATCTAAAATATGCTAAGGCATTACTTCTATCTCATCATGATTATTTCGCATTTGGACCACCTTCTTCAACTTGGTGGGGAATTACAAAAAAGGAGCCTGTAAACTATAAGAGCTTCCAAGCATTGATAAATAAGCCAGAAATCCAAGAGGCTAAGAAAAGAGGAATGAAAATCCTTGTTGGCGGTCCATCAACTTGGCAATGGTTATGGAGGGAGGACATGATTGAAAAAGTAGGTGTTGACACCTTAGTTGATGGAGAAGGAGAAAAAGTAATAGTTAAACTTGCCCAAATGATTCTTGATAACGAACCTTTGCCGAAATATATGTACGTGAGCGGAGATGATGTACCAGATATTGATGATATACCGGAAATTAAGGGAGGCAGTGTAAATGGTATGATTGAAATAATGAGAGGATGTGCAAGGTCTTGCAGATTCTGCTCAGTCACAATAAGGCCAACTAGATATTATCCCCTAGAGAAAATAGAGAAAGAACTTCAAGTAAATGTTAAGGCAGGAATAAGGCATGGTGTAATACATAGTGATGATGTGCTTTTCTATGGTGCAGTAGGTATATATCCTAGACCAGAGCCATTGATTAAGCTTCACACTCTCGTTAAAAACTATTATAAGACAATTGCTTGGAGTCATGCAAGCCTAGCAGCGATAAGATACTCAGAAGAGAAGTATGGTCTAATCAGTAAGTTAAGGGAAATAATATTTGAAGATGGAAATCAGAATTACTTAGGAGTAGAGGTAGGAGTGGAAACTGGATCAGTAAAATTAGCTAAAGAAATAATGCCTGCAAAATCCGCCCCATATAAGCCAGAAGAATATCCAGAGACGGTCGAAGAGGCTTTTAAGATAATGCACGAAAATCACATAATACCCGCTGGTACAATGATAGTTGGACTACCTGAGGAGTCTGAGGATGATGTCTACAGAACAATTGAGCTTGTTGATAATTTGAGACCATATAGAAGTATTCTAGTACCTATGTTCTTCGTGCCTATGGGTTACTTTAAGAACAGAGATTGGTTCACGAGAGTAAAATTAAGCGAGGCTCACATAGAGTTATACAGAAAAGTGTTCTGGCATGATGTCTACTGGGCTGAAAACATAATAGATTCCTTCTACATGAAAAGTCCTATTTATATGCCAGTTAGATTCGCATTGAAACTGTTCTTAAGATTTGCTAAGAAGAAAATGAGACAAGTAGAAGCTTGGCTAGAAACTCAGTTAAAGAAATAA